Within the Deltaproteobacteria bacterium genome, the region ATGGCTCCCAGGTTGACGAGTTCGGCCATGGTTTCCCGAATACTTGCCAGTTCGGCCCTGATCCGTTCGGTGGCCTCGGACAGGTTGTCCCCAGGCAAAAGCGACAAAATGTCGTTTTTCGCAGGCTCCAGGGACAGCTTCGCGGCCTGCATCATTCGTTGTGCGGTCCGCATGCTCCAGGGCAAGGACGATTCCACCCATGTTCTGAAATGCCCATGGCCCACCCGCTCTTTCGCCTGAATCAGATCAAGGCCATTCTCGACGATGGTTCGGGCCGATCTCGTCTTGATCCTCTCGGCTGTCTCGGTCAGGAAATCCCGATCCGTTGTTGATAGTGCGGTTTCCATGCTACTGCTCCTTGCCCAAATAAATGTACCGTCCCACCCGATGCCGTTTGCCATCCTCGGCAACGGACCATTCCATTTCGGTGATGATCCGATGCCCCACCCGGCGCAATTCCATAACCCTGGCGGCGCTATGCAGAACGCCAAGGGCGCGAAACTCTGGGATCGAGCAGGATGACCTTTGCAGACATTCCAAAACGAACTTGCGTTGCGCGTCTCCCAGTTTCATGACTGCACCTCCTTCAACCTGTCGCAAATCCACTCGGCAAGCTCGTTTCGGTCATAGCAAACGCGCTCACCGATGGTCAGTTTTCGCGGACCACCTCCAGCACAGTCTCGATTCGACATGCCCCTCG harbors:
- a CDS encoding DUF3102 domain-containing protein; protein product: MANGIGWDGTFIWARSSSMETALSTTDRDFLTETAERIKTRSARTIVENGLDLIQAKERVGHGHFRTWVESSLPWSMRTAQRMMQAAKLSLEPAKNDILSLLPGDNLSEATERIRAELASIRETMAELVNLGAMDEDTTLDDFVGMVAEGMPDVSDLATEMVKRVAAPYMEGETCQQN